One genomic segment of Mytilus galloprovincialis chromosome 5, xbMytGall1.hap1.1, whole genome shotgun sequence includes these proteins:
- the LOC143077003 gene encoding stimulator of interferon genes protein-like yields the protein MPAGNVAHGLVWSHYAELLQYILQDLENNLKESEWYKNQLTPLQNHVSTKFYEMVPTSCTCHFDLSKIDENIKLVTVLELSNTIRGGNVRKLAVQVYSVTDGDQTYFCICEYPNAIAAMKAMEDHQLAKFSIDDKKLQLARFYFTMNSVINYFEISRNKARVVLFNDETEKVSEVLVKAIKKDLQLTEKVMSKKTY from the exons ATGCCTGCAGGAAATGTAGCTCATGGTTTGGTATGGTCACATTATGCAGAGTTACTTCAGTACATCCTACAAG atttagaaAATAATTTGAAGGAATCTGAATGGTATAAAAATCAATTAACCCCCCTTCAGAACCATGTGTCAACAAAGTTTTATGAAATGGTACCAACATCATGTACTTGCCATTTTGATCTGTCGAAAATAGATGAAAATATCAAACTGGTCACAGTTTTGGAACTTTCCAATACAATTAGAGGGGGAAACGTTAGAAAACTTGCAGTCCAAGTTTACAGTGTTACTGATGGTGACCAG ACATATTTCTGCATTTGTGAATACCCAAATGCTATAGCGGCAATGAAAGCAATGGAAGATCACCAGTTAGCAAAGTTTAGTATAGATGACAAGAAGTTACAGTTAGCAAGGTTTTACTTTACCATGAACTCTGTGATAAACTACTTTGAAATATCTAGAAATAAAGCAAGAGTTGTTCTTTTCAATG ATGAAACTGAGAAAGTGTCTGAAGTTTTagtaaaagcaataaaaaaagatttacaattaACTGAAAAAGTAATGTCAAAGAAAACATACTGA
- the LOC143075198 gene encoding uncharacterized protein LOC143075198, with protein MADFWSHSYEHNTYLRKHSSKVQQYNVKTCKKDTALTTAWEISDSDDVDQIIVMTEERIIKRSGRNDRVLIKQIELTALTIACLFGELKLVKRLVENGANIDHPANGEQSSLEYHNNVPPIYCAAINCDIEILIILIDAGVDVNRFQGLPQDINIENPSDTRAIIGPYSYPNTLWGLNKPSPDPKLLIKLLELYLTAGVKLKTASWGPCPFLGRERVLSVKFPTTWIPPPWFVCITSILLLQHGVDPNLYSLRHIMKQLSQHFEHSRKNDYCVKDKTFLRTFLAAG; from the exons ATGGCAGACTTCTGGTCTCATTCATATGAACACAATACATACTTGAGGAAGCATAGTTCAAAAGTCCAGCAGTATAATGTTAAGACGTGCAAAAAGGATACAGCTTTAACAACGGCATGGGAAATCT CTGACAGTGACGATGtagatcaaataattgttatgacaGAAGAAAGGATAATAAAACGATCTGGTCGTAATGACCGTGTGTTAATAAAGCAGATAGAACTAACAGCACTTACAATAGCTTGTCT TTTTGGTGAATTAAAACTTGTGAAAAGGCTAGTAGAGAATGGAGCAAACATCGATCATCCTGCCAATGGAGAACAATCTAGTCTCGAGTACCACAATAATGTTCCACCAATATACTGTGCTGCTATCAACTGTGACATAGAAATACTGATCATTCTGATTGATGCAG GCGTGGACGTCAACAGATTCCAGGGACTCCCACAGGATATCAACATAGAAAACCCGTCTGACACACGCGCAATCATTGGACCTTACAGTTATCCCAACACATTGTGGGGACTGAACAAACCTTCACCTGACCCCAAGTTGTTAATTAAACTTCTTGAATTGTATTTGACCGCTGGTGTGAAACTCAAGACAGCATCATGGGGACCATGCCCCTTCCTAGG acgaGAACGAGTCTTATCAGTTAAGTTTCCAACAACTTGGATTCCGCCTCCATGGTTTGTTTGTATAACATCCATACTGCTGCTACAACATGGAGTAGACCCGAACCTTTATAGTCTCAGACATATCATGAAACAACTATCACAGCACTTTGAACATTCCAGAAAAAACGATTACTGTGTAAAGGACAAAACATTTCTGAGAACATTTTTAGCTGCTGGTTAA